One Pyrus communis chromosome 13, drPyrComm1.1, whole genome shotgun sequence genomic window carries:
- the LOC137713669 gene encoding sucrose synthase 6-like isoform X2, whose protein sequence is MASTSPPLKKSDTIAETMPEALRASRFHMKKCFASFVGTGKRLMKPQHIMEELEKSIEDRHERSKVLEGLLGYILSRTQEAAVVPPYVAFAVRPNPGFSEFVKVNADDLAVDGISATEYLKFKEMIFDESWANDENALELDFGAIDFSTPRMTLPSSIGHGLNFVLKLISSRLSTHASCSDYAKPLLDYLLPLNYHGENLMINESLDTVAKLQTALIQAEVLVSTLPKTTPFPSFEQRLKVLGFEKGWGDTAERVGETMRLLSEAFQAPDSVKLESLFSRLPNTFNIVIFSPHGYFGQSDVLGLPDTGGQVVYILDQVRALEEELLLRIKQQGLAVKPQILVVTRLIPDARGTKCNQELEAIIDTKHSHILRVPFRTDKGVLRQWVSRFDIYPYLETFAQDATSKILQHMECKPDLIIGNYSDGNLVASLIASKLGITQGTIAHALEKTKYEDSDAKWKEFDPKYHFSCQFTADIISMNCADFVITSTFQEIAGGKDRPGQYESHTAFTMPGLYRVVSGIDVFDPKFNIAAPGADQSVYFPYSEKQRRFTKFQPAIEELLYTKEENDEHIGFLADKKKPIIFSMARLDTVKNLTGLVEWFGKNKRLRNSVNLVIVGGFFDPSKSKDREEIAEIKKLHAFVQEYQLSGQFRWIAAQTDRYRNGELYRCIADTKGAFVQPALYEAFGLTVIEAMNCGLPTFATNQGGPVEIIVDGVSGFHIDPNNGDESSNKIADFFEKSKTDGEYWKKMSAAGLQRINECYTWKIYANKVLNMGSTYGFWRQLRDDQKLAKETYIHMFYNLLFRKLAKNVAVPSDGYEQPAPRAVTAAVDQPTTAVVSKPPQPPAAATSAVPQLTPRYRDEGRELGQPRSRSRARCLWNCCCVILGFLIILYYKIRNMYN, encoded by the exons ATGGCTTCCACCTCACCGCCTTTAAAGAAATCTGATACGATTGCAGAAACCATGCCAGAAGCACTCAGAGCGAGTCGCTTTCATATGAAGAAATGTTTTGCcag TTTTGTTGGAACGGGGAAAAGGCTAATGAAGCCGCAGCATATAATGGAGGAGCTGGAAAAATCGATAGAAGATAGGCATGAAAGAAGCAAGGTCTTGGAGGGTTTACTTGGTTACATCCTCAGTCGCACTCAGGAGGCAGCTGTTGTTCCACCCTATGTTGCTTTTGCAGTGAGACCGAATCCCGGTTTCTCAGAATTTGTTAAGGTGAATGCAGATGATCTAGCAGTGGATGGCATTTCTGCTACCGAATACTTGAAGTTCAAGGAAATGATCTTTGACGAGAGCTG GGCGAACGATGAAAATGCTTTGGAATTAGATTTTGGTGCCATCGACTTCTCTACTCCTCGAATGACGCTTCCTTCTTCAATCGGACATGGACTTAACTTCGTCTTAAAGTTAATCTCATCAAGGCTCAGTACTCATGCCAGCTGCTCCGATTATGCTAAACCCCTTCTCGACTACTTATTACCGCTTAATTATCACGGAGAG aATCTTATGATCAATGAAAGTCTAGATACCGTTGCAAAACTTCAAACTGCATTGATCCAAGCAGAAGTACTCGTCTCCACACTTCCAAAAACCACACCATTTCCGAGTTTTGAGCAAAG GTTAAAAGTGTTGGGTTTTGAGAAAGGATGGGGAGATACAGCAGAAAGAGTTGGAGAGACAATGAGGCTGCTGTCAGAAGCATTCCAGGCGCCAGACTCAGTGAAGTTGGAATCGTTGTTTAGCAGACTTCCCAACACGTTCAACATCGTTATCTTCTCTCCTCACGGCTACTTTGGCCAGTCGGATGTCCTTGGATTGCCTGACACGGGTGGACAGGTGGTTTATATTCTTGATCAAGTGAGAGCTTTGGAGGAAGAGTTGCTCCTCAGAATTAAACAACAAGGCCTTGCTGTGAAGCCTCAGATTCTTGTG GTGACACGACTGATACCAGACGCTCGAGGAACAAAGTGCAACCAGGAGTTGGAAGCTATCATCGACACTAAGCACTCCCACATCCTTAGGGTTCCATTCAGGACAGACAAAGGCGTTCTCCGCCAATGGGTTTCTCGTTTCGATATCTACCCTTATCTCGAGACATTTGCACAG GATGCAACTTCAAAGATCTTACAACACATGGAATGCAAACCGGACCTCATAATTGGGAACTACAGTGATGGAAACTTGGTGGCCTCTTTGATTGCTTCTAAACTTGGAATCACTCAG GGAACGATTGCGCATGCGCTAGAAAAGACCAAGTACGAAGATTCTGATGCCAAATGGAAGGAATTTGATCCTAAATACCACTTCTCTTGTCAGTTCACAGCTGACATAATCTCTATGAATTGTGCTGATTTTGTCATAACAAGCACATTTCAAGAAATTGCTGGAGG CAAGGACCGACCTGGACAGTACGAAAGCCATACAGCATTTACAATGCCTGGACTCTATCGAGTTGTGTCAGGCATTGATGTGTTTGATCCAAAGTTCAACATTGCCGCGCCTGGAGCTGACCAATCCGTCTACTTTCCCTACTCCGAGAAACAAAGACGATTTACCAAGTTTCAACCTGCCATCGAAGAACTGCTCTACACGAAAGAGGAAAATGATGAGCACAT AGGATTTTTGGCAGACAAGAAGAAACCTATCATATTCTCAATGGCAAGGCTGGACACGGTGAAGAACCTCACAGGACTAGTTGAGTGGTTCGGAAAGAACAAGAGGCTGAGGAATTCTGTCAATCTTGTAATTGTCGGGGGATTCTTCGATCCATCTAAATCCAAAGACAGGGAAGAAATTGCTGAAATCAAGAAACTTCATGCCTTTGTGCAAGAATATCAACTTAGCGGTCAGTTCAGATGGATAGCGGCTCAGACTGATAGATACCGAAATGGGGAGCTGTATCGGTGTATTGCAGATACAAAGGGAGCTTTCGTGCAGCCTGCGCTGTACGAAGCTTTCGGTCTCACAGTCATTGAGGCCATGAACTGTGGGTTGCCTACATTTGCAACCAACCAAGGCGGCCCTGTGGAAATCATTGTGGATGGCGTCTCAGGGTTCCATATTGATCCCAACAATGGTGATGAATCCAGCAACAAGATTGCTGACTTCTTTGAGAAATCCAAGACGGATGGCGAATACTGGAAGAAGATGTCAGCTGCCGGACTGCAGCGTATAAACGAATG CTATACATGGAAGATATATGCAAACAAAGTGCTGAACATGGGATCAACTTATGGATTTTGGAGGCAGTTGAGAGATGACCAAAAGCTAGCCAAGGAAACCTACATTCATATGTTTTACAATCTCCTCTTTAGGAAATTG GCAAAGAATGTAGCTGTTCCAAGTGATGGATACGAACAACCGGCGCCAAGGGCTGTAACTGCAGCTGTCGACCAACCAACAACGGCGGTAGTATCCAAACCTCCGCAGCCGCCTGCAGCAGCAACCTCAGCAGTCCCTCAGCTGACACCAAGGTAC AGGGATGAAGGTAGGGAACTTGGTCAACCTCGAAGCCGCAGTAGAGCACGATGCCTGTGGAATTGCTGCTGCGTCATCCTtggttttctcatcattctttatTACAAGATTAGGAATATGTACAATTAA
- the LOC137713669 gene encoding sucrose synthase 6-like isoform X1, producing MASTSPPLKKSDTIAETMPEALRASRFHMKKCFASFVGTGKRLMKPQHIMEELEKSIEDRHERSKVLEGLLGYILSRTQEAAVVPPYVAFAVRPNPGFSEFVKVNADDLAVDGISATEYLKFKEMIFDESWANDENALELDFGAIDFSTPRMTLPSSIGHGLNFVLKLISSRLSTHASCSDYAKPLLDYLLPLNYHGENLMINESLDTVAKLQTALIQAEVLVSTLPKTTPFPSFEQRLKVLGFEKGWGDTAERVGETMRLLSEAFQAPDSVKLESLFSRLPNTFNIVIFSPHGYFGQSDVLGLPDTGGQVVYILDQVRALEEELLLRIKQQGLAVKPQILVVTRLIPDARGTKCNQELEAIIDTKHSHILRVPFRTDKGVLRQWVSRFDIYPYLETFAQDATSKILQHMECKPDLIIGNYSDGNLVASLIASKLGITQGTIAHALEKTKYEDSDAKWKEFDPKYHFSCQFTADIISMNCADFVITSTFQEIAGGKDRPGQYESHTAFTMPGLYRVVSGIDVFDPKFNIAAPGADQSVYFPYSEKQRRFTKFQPAIEELLYTKEENDEHIGFLADKKKPIIFSMARLDTVKNLTGLVEWFGKNKRLRNSVNLVIVGGFFDPSKSKDREEIAEIKKLHAFVQEYQLSGQFRWIAAQTDRYRNGELYRCIADTKGAFVQPALYEAFGLTVIEAMNCGLPTFATNQGGPVEIIVDGVSGFHIDPNNGDESSNKIADFFEKSKTDGEYWKKMSAAGLQRINECYTWKIYANKVLNMGSTYGFWRQLRDDQKLAKETYIHMFYNLLFRKLAKNVAVPSDGYEQPAPRAVTAAVDQPTTAVVSKPPQPPAAATSAVPQLTPRERDEGRELGQPRSRSRARCLWNCCCVILGFLIILYYKIRNMYN from the exons ATGGCTTCCACCTCACCGCCTTTAAAGAAATCTGATACGATTGCAGAAACCATGCCAGAAGCACTCAGAGCGAGTCGCTTTCATATGAAGAAATGTTTTGCcag TTTTGTTGGAACGGGGAAAAGGCTAATGAAGCCGCAGCATATAATGGAGGAGCTGGAAAAATCGATAGAAGATAGGCATGAAAGAAGCAAGGTCTTGGAGGGTTTACTTGGTTACATCCTCAGTCGCACTCAGGAGGCAGCTGTTGTTCCACCCTATGTTGCTTTTGCAGTGAGACCGAATCCCGGTTTCTCAGAATTTGTTAAGGTGAATGCAGATGATCTAGCAGTGGATGGCATTTCTGCTACCGAATACTTGAAGTTCAAGGAAATGATCTTTGACGAGAGCTG GGCGAACGATGAAAATGCTTTGGAATTAGATTTTGGTGCCATCGACTTCTCTACTCCTCGAATGACGCTTCCTTCTTCAATCGGACATGGACTTAACTTCGTCTTAAAGTTAATCTCATCAAGGCTCAGTACTCATGCCAGCTGCTCCGATTATGCTAAACCCCTTCTCGACTACTTATTACCGCTTAATTATCACGGAGAG aATCTTATGATCAATGAAAGTCTAGATACCGTTGCAAAACTTCAAACTGCATTGATCCAAGCAGAAGTACTCGTCTCCACACTTCCAAAAACCACACCATTTCCGAGTTTTGAGCAAAG GTTAAAAGTGTTGGGTTTTGAGAAAGGATGGGGAGATACAGCAGAAAGAGTTGGAGAGACAATGAGGCTGCTGTCAGAAGCATTCCAGGCGCCAGACTCAGTGAAGTTGGAATCGTTGTTTAGCAGACTTCCCAACACGTTCAACATCGTTATCTTCTCTCCTCACGGCTACTTTGGCCAGTCGGATGTCCTTGGATTGCCTGACACGGGTGGACAGGTGGTTTATATTCTTGATCAAGTGAGAGCTTTGGAGGAAGAGTTGCTCCTCAGAATTAAACAACAAGGCCTTGCTGTGAAGCCTCAGATTCTTGTG GTGACACGACTGATACCAGACGCTCGAGGAACAAAGTGCAACCAGGAGTTGGAAGCTATCATCGACACTAAGCACTCCCACATCCTTAGGGTTCCATTCAGGACAGACAAAGGCGTTCTCCGCCAATGGGTTTCTCGTTTCGATATCTACCCTTATCTCGAGACATTTGCACAG GATGCAACTTCAAAGATCTTACAACACATGGAATGCAAACCGGACCTCATAATTGGGAACTACAGTGATGGAAACTTGGTGGCCTCTTTGATTGCTTCTAAACTTGGAATCACTCAG GGAACGATTGCGCATGCGCTAGAAAAGACCAAGTACGAAGATTCTGATGCCAAATGGAAGGAATTTGATCCTAAATACCACTTCTCTTGTCAGTTCACAGCTGACATAATCTCTATGAATTGTGCTGATTTTGTCATAACAAGCACATTTCAAGAAATTGCTGGAGG CAAGGACCGACCTGGACAGTACGAAAGCCATACAGCATTTACAATGCCTGGACTCTATCGAGTTGTGTCAGGCATTGATGTGTTTGATCCAAAGTTCAACATTGCCGCGCCTGGAGCTGACCAATCCGTCTACTTTCCCTACTCCGAGAAACAAAGACGATTTACCAAGTTTCAACCTGCCATCGAAGAACTGCTCTACACGAAAGAGGAAAATGATGAGCACAT AGGATTTTTGGCAGACAAGAAGAAACCTATCATATTCTCAATGGCAAGGCTGGACACGGTGAAGAACCTCACAGGACTAGTTGAGTGGTTCGGAAAGAACAAGAGGCTGAGGAATTCTGTCAATCTTGTAATTGTCGGGGGATTCTTCGATCCATCTAAATCCAAAGACAGGGAAGAAATTGCTGAAATCAAGAAACTTCATGCCTTTGTGCAAGAATATCAACTTAGCGGTCAGTTCAGATGGATAGCGGCTCAGACTGATAGATACCGAAATGGGGAGCTGTATCGGTGTATTGCAGATACAAAGGGAGCTTTCGTGCAGCCTGCGCTGTACGAAGCTTTCGGTCTCACAGTCATTGAGGCCATGAACTGTGGGTTGCCTACATTTGCAACCAACCAAGGCGGCCCTGTGGAAATCATTGTGGATGGCGTCTCAGGGTTCCATATTGATCCCAACAATGGTGATGAATCCAGCAACAAGATTGCTGACTTCTTTGAGAAATCCAAGACGGATGGCGAATACTGGAAGAAGATGTCAGCTGCCGGACTGCAGCGTATAAACGAATG CTATACATGGAAGATATATGCAAACAAAGTGCTGAACATGGGATCAACTTATGGATTTTGGAGGCAGTTGAGAGATGACCAAAAGCTAGCCAAGGAAACCTACATTCATATGTTTTACAATCTCCTCTTTAGGAAATTG GCAAAGAATGTAGCTGTTCCAAGTGATGGATACGAACAACCGGCGCCAAGGGCTGTAACTGCAGCTGTCGACCAACCAACAACGGCGGTAGTATCCAAACCTCCGCAGCCGCCTGCAGCAGCAACCTCAGCAGTCCCTCAGCTGACACCAAG GGAGAGGGATGAAGGTAGGGAACTTGGTCAACCTCGAAGCCGCAGTAGAGCACGATGCCTGTGGAATTGCTGCTGCGTCATCCTtggttttctcatcattctttatTACAAGATTAGGAATATGTACAATTAA